A genome region from Kineosporia corallincola includes the following:
- a CDS encoding response regulator, whose translation MARVLVVDDDPDTVRIVTFRLQSNGHRVIGTTSAKTALQAVAERGRPDVAILDVTMPEMSGMELLVHLRAMEGSDNLPAIFLSALVRHDEIEAGRAMGATYLTKPFIASALLRAIDEAIVPTFDAW comes from the coding sequence ATGGCCCGGGTACTGGTGGTGGACGACGATCCGGACACCGTTCGCATCGTCACGTTCAGGCTACAGTCGAACGGGCACCGGGTGATCGGTACCACCTCGGCCAAGACCGCTCTCCAGGCGGTGGCGGAGCGGGGCCGGCCCGACGTGGCGATCCTCGACGTCACGATGCCCGAGATGAGCGGCATGGAGCTGCTCGTGCACCTGCGGGCGATGGAGGGCAGCGACAACCTGCCCGCGATCTTCCTGTCCGCGCTGGTGCGCCACGACGAGATCGAGGCGGGCCGCGCGATGGGCGCGACCTACCTGACCAAACCGTTCATCGCCTCGGCGCTGCTGCGTGCCATCGACGAGGCGATCGTGCCCACCTTCGACGCCTGGTGA